In Solanum pennellii chromosome 7, SPENNV200, the following are encoded in one genomic region:
- the LOC107025940 gene encoding probable beta-1,3-galactosyltransferase 14, whose protein sequence is MPSSPKSFNAWPSSSSSSTIYSRRSTVLIFCSLIGVAGFMFGFIAISKQGLGSNCKYAEPRSVSVVWDRTGSKASEDTDGVSDEGQKRHKVMGFVGIQTGFASTGRRRSLRQTWFPSDHEGLQKLEEATGLAFKFVIGRTSDQYKMAELKKEVAQYDDFLLLDIEEKYSKLPYKTIAFFKAAYSLYDSEFYVKADDDIYLRPDRLSLLLAKERPHSQTYLGCMKKGPVFTDPKLKWYEPLGYMLGKEYFLHAYGPIYALSADVIMSLVALRNNSFRMFSNEDVTIGSWMLAMNVNHENNQHLCESECTPSSIAVWDIPKCSGLCNPEKKMLELHAKDACSKSPTLPSDEDD, encoded by the exons ATGCCTTCATCTCCTAAATCTTTCAATGCTTGgccatcttcttcttcatcctcAACTATCTACTCCCGCAGATCGACGGTCCTGATCTTCTGTTCTCTCATCGGTGTAGCTGGGTTTATGTTCGGTTTTATTGCAATTTCGAAGCAGGGTTTAGGGTCAAATTGTAAATATGCTGAACCTCGATCTGTTTCTGTTGTTTGGGATAGAACTGGTAGTAAGGCAAGTGAAGATACTGATGGAGTTTCAGATGAAGGGCAAAAGAGGCATAAAGTTATGGGATTTGTTGGGATCCAAACTGGGTTTGCTTCCACTGGTCGTCGCCGGTCGTTGAGGCAAACTTGGTTTCCTTCTGATCATGAAGGCCTTCAAAA GTTAGAAGAAGCTACTGGCTTGgcttttaaatttgtaattgGTAGAACAAGTGATCAATACAAAATGGCAGAGCTTAAAAAAGAGGTAGCACAATATGATGATTTTTTACTATTAGACATTGAAGAAAAGTACAGTAAGCTGCCATACAAAAC CATAGCTTTTTTTAAAGCTGCCTATTCGCTTTATGACTCTGAATTTTATGTTAAAGCTGATGACGACATATATTTGAGGCCAG ACCGCCTTTCACTGCTCTTGGCCAAAGAGCGCCCTCACTCCCAAACATACCTTGGATGCATGAAAAAGGGTCCAGTTTTCACTGACCCCAAGCTCAAATG GTATGAACCACTTGGATATATGCTCGGGAAGGAGTATTTTCTCCATGCTTATGGTCCTATTTATGCTCTTTCTGCTGATGTTATTATGAGTTTGGTTGCCCTCAGGAACAACAG TTTCCGAATGTTTAGCAATGAGGATGTTACTATTGGTTCCTGGATGCTTGCGATGAATGTTAATCATGAGAATAATCAACACTTATGTGAATCAGAGTGTACCCCTTCATCCATTGCTGTGTGGGACATTCCCAAGTGTTCAG GGCTATGTAACCCCGAGAAGAAAATGTTGGAACTTCATGCGAAAGATGCCTGCTCAAAGAGTCCTACTCTGCCATCAGATGAGGATGATTAG
- the LOC107025939 gene encoding increased DNA methylation 1 isoform X1, whose protein sequence is MLFNKDIEGLRDDGFDGSGNETQMFANVHFGNEGDTKKCLVTGMIDFEGDLTSQTDEPGHLCGENFVLTVHHDSHDIKEDSGEDPCERELTNNHVEKESEPLPALDIVPADITPQPSSCPSLNVICHVVESSNQGVKSSSYLQKRHNVLDKSHVLGEMESSVLRSSKIEGNGWKDVVGKGIASPPSQESYAIGSAAKSSGILRPSKPKWRDHCFVELDESELLTIKDSPNDPRPLLRHHIHRLLRAAGWVIGRRKRNNKFHGIGEYVYKSPEGRPIREFWRAWTLCGQSLLTYADGIFPEKDCTLWSDMTQFLSDLSVSVKEIDKELATLETASALARLWSLLDPFVTVVFIDKALRSLKEGKTIKAKMTLATAPVKNNIKNVDDTGNLFADERTLQNQPCSSSFVSDSALNETDKWIHEDYGDESSLNLTEPQMGEGKCMNGVSCDYPNERSMCLRDTVSEGANKYRKLLKNGNDLPELAPLPSCGPETNGEQEYCLFEVPICSENALTSIGGSDNMTKSLTIISDGIPHAESSVLKRKVLKKSKKLSEMESANGQDDQCDPSGRKSGVHEVITSKQKSGPKKRKKCRLSDDDLLISAVFRNTTCKSGNKRSSGKIKPLRKRKNQKSGGKLLLRSLIKGGKHFPEEKWPTFASRTVLSWLIHSGVVSLNEMIQYQNLKDDSVVKTGYITADGISCNCCDEVLSISSFKKHAGFKHNRPCLNLFMENGKPFTLCQLEAWSDEYKARRAVSQTSQAEERDQNDDSCGRCGDGGELICCDNCPATFHLACLFTQELPEGSWYCSQCTCQKCGDVVRCSESSSPGGYKCSQCEHKYHEACSDLRITKTGLASDTWFCSESCQEVYEGLHSRIGFVNHLADGFSWTILRCILGDHKVHSQRFIALKAECNSKLAVALTIMEECFLPMVDPRTGIDMIPHVIYSWGSQFSRLNYLGFYTMILEKDDISVAVASVRIHGVTVAEMPLIATCSKYRRQGMCRRLLNSILEMLKSFKVEKLVISAIPGLVETWTCGFGFEPLEDHEKRSLSHINLMVFPGTVWLKKSLFQAADADQPSVCPGENGLTIIEPMQHCVPSQDGADVRDPPQSESLQFCEDEGGSNQELGQGYEGNTINPEHQTETRLPESNDLQPVEVLCVVDALPSKCSKLSEEPVLTYISHGEAGCRVDNLQMNVDSHFCLDEVN, encoded by the exons ATGCTGTTCAACAAAGACATTGAAGGTCTGCGTGATGATGGCTTTGATGGGTCAGGGAATGAGACACAGATGTTTGCAAATGTGCACTTTGGAAATGAGGGTGATACTAAAAAGTGTCTTGTGACCGGAATGATCGACTTTGAGGGCGACCTTACTAGCCAGACAGATGAACCTGGACATTTGTGTGgtgaaaattttgttttgacaGTACATCATGATTCTCATGACATTAAGGAAGATTCTGGAGAAGACCCTTGTGAACGAGAGCTAACCAATAATCATGTGGAAAAGGAATCGGAACCATTACCTGCCTTGGACATAGTACCTGCAGATATAACTCCGCAACCTTCTTCCTGCCCTTCTTTGAATGTAATTTGTCACGTAGTTGAATCTTCAAACCAAGGTGTTAAATCAAGTTCTTATTTGCAGAAGCGGCACAATGTGCTGGACAAAAGTCATGTGCTTGGTGAAATGGAGTCATCAGTATTAAGATCATCTAAAATTGAAGGAAATGGATGGAAGGATGTTGTTGGTAAAGGAATTGCATCACCTCCTTCTCAGGAGAGCTATGCAATTGGCAGTGCTGCGAAGTCATCAGGAATTCTTAGACCTAGCAAGCCTAAATGGAGGGACCATTGCTTTGTAGAACTGGATGAATCTGAATTGCTAACGATTAAGGATTCTCCAAATGACCCTCGCCCTCTTCTACGGCACCACATCCATCGTTTGCTCAGAGCAGCAGGGTGGGTAATCGGGAGGCGTAAACGCAATAATAAATTTCATGGAATTGGTGAGTATGTTTACAAGTCACCTGAAGGAAGACCAATTCGTGAATTCTGGAGAGCCTGGACCTTGTGTGGACAGAGTTTGCTTACTTATGCAGATGGTATTTTTCCAGAAAAGGATTGTACTTTGTGGTCTGATATGACACAATTTTTGAGTGACCTCTCAGTTTCAGTGAAGGAGATTGATAAAGAACTGGCTACCTTGGAAACAGCTTCTGCATTGGCTCGGCTTTGGAGTCTTCTCGATCCTTTTGTAACTGTGGTGTTCATTGACAAGGCATTGCGCTCTCTCAAAGAAGGAAAAACAATTAAAGCCAAAATGACTTTGGCCACTGCTCCtgttaaaaataacataaagaaTGTAGACGACACAGGAAATCTGTTTGCTGATGAGAGGACTTTGCAGAATCAGCCTTGCAGCTCATCTTTTGTCTCAGATAGTGCATTGAATGAGACAGATAAATGGATCCACGAGGACTATGGTGATGAAAGTTCACTCAACTTAACAGAGCCCCAGATGGGTGAAGGCAAATGTATGAATGGTGTATCTTGTGATTATCCTAATGAAAGATCCATGTGCTTAAGAGATACTGTCAGTGAGGGTGCTAATAAATACAGAAAACTCTTAAAAAATGGTAATGATCTACCTGAATTAGCTCCTTTACCATCTTGTGGACCTGAAACAAATGGTGAACAAGAATATTGTTTGTTCGAAGTTCCCATTTGTTCAGAAAATGCACTAACCTCGATTGGAGGATCTGATAATATGACCAAATCTCTGACAATAATTTCCGATGGTATACCTCATGCAGAAAGTTCAGTCTTGAAAAGGAAGGTCCTGAAGAAATCAAAGAAGTTATCAGAAATGGAATCCGCTAATGGCCAAGATGACCAGTGTGATCCATCTGGTAGGAAGAGTGGAGTTCATGAAGTAATTACAAGCAAACAAAAATCTGGGCCAAAGAAACGTAAGAAATGCCGTCTTAGTGACGATGATCTCTTAATTTCAGCCGTATTTAGAAACACGACATGCAAATCTGGCAACAAAAGGTCCTCTGGTAAAATCAAACCTCTAAGGAAAAGGAAGAACCAGAAAAGTGGTGGTAAGTTGCTTTTACGTAGTCTTATTAAGGGTGGAAAACACTTCCCCGAAGAAAAATGGCCTACCTTTGCCTCAAGGACTGTGTTATCCTGGTTAATTCATTCTGGGGTTGTCTCCCTAAATGAAATGATCCAGTACCAGAACTTGAAGGATGATTCTGTGGTAAAAACCGGCTATATTACCGCTGATGGAATATCATGTAATTGCTGTGACGAGGTCCTATCCATCTCTAGCTTCAAAAAGCATGCCGGTTTTAAGCACAATCGCCCCTGTTTGAATCTTTTCATGGAGAATGGTAAGCCATTCACCTTATGTCAGCTCGAGGCTTGGTCAGATGAATACAAGGCACGGAGGGCAGTTTCTCAAACTTCCCAAGCTGAGGAAAGGGACCAAAATGATGACAGTTGTGGGCGATGTGGTGATGGAGGCGAACTGATTTGCTGTGACAATTGTCCAGCTACATTTCATCTAGCTTGTTTGTTCACACAG GAGCTTCCTGAAGGGAGTTGGTACTGTTCACAATGCACGTGCCAGAAATGTGGGGACGTGGTTAGATGTAGTGAATCAAGTTCTCCTGGTGGATATAAATGTTCACAATGTGAACATAAAT ATCATGAAGCATGCAGTGATTTAAGGATTACAAAAACTGGTCTGGCCTCTGATACATGGTTCTGCAGCGAAAGCtgtcaagag GTTTATGAAGGTCTTCACTCTCGCATTGGGTTCGTTAATCATCTGGCTGATGGCTTTTCATGGACAATTCTGAGGTGCATTCTCGGTGACCACAAAGTTCATTCTCAGCGGTTCATTGCTTTGAAGGCAGAATGCAACTCAAAGTTAGCAGTTGCCCTTACGATTATGGAGGAGTGCTTTCTTCCCATGGTGGATCCAAGAACTGGCATAGATATGATACCCCATGTGATATACAGCTGGGG aTCACAATTTTCTCGGTTAAATTATCTTGGATTCTACACGATGATCCTGGAGAAAGATGACATATCAGTAGCTGTAGCATCAGTAAG GATCCATGGGGTAACAGTTGCTGAGATGCCTCTAATTGCAACATGCAGTAAATACCGCCGCCAGGGAATGTGCAGGCGCCTACTAAATTCTATACTGGAG atgcTAAAGTCGTTCAAGGTTGAGAAACTTGTCATATCAGCTATTCCAGGTTTAGTGGAAACATGGACTTGTGGCTTTGGCTTTGAACCCTTGGAAGATCACGAGAAACGAAGTCTAAGTCATATCAACCTCATGGTGTTCCCTGGAACTGTATGGTTGAAGAAGTCTTTGTTTCAAGCTGCTGATGCAGATCAACCGAGTG TTTGTCCGGGTGAAAATGGCCTCACCATTATCGAGCCCATGCAACATTGCGTGCCATCTCAAGATGGAGCTGATGTCAGAGACCCACCTCAGTCTGAGAGTTTGCAATTCTGTGAAGATGAAGGTGGTAGTAATCAGGAGCTTGGGCAAGGCTATGAAGGAAACACCATTAATCCAGAGCATCAAACCGAAACCAGGCTGCCGGAGTCAAATGATTTGCAACCAGTGGAAGTGCTGTGTGTTGTTGATGCTCTGCCTAGCAAGTGCTCAAAACTCTCCGAGGAACCGGTTCTGACGTATATCAGCCATGGGGAAGCAGGTTGTAGAGTAGATAATTTGCAGATGAATGTGGATAGTCATTTTTGTTTAGATGAAGTGAATTAA
- the LOC107025939 gene encoding increased DNA methylation 1 isoform X2, giving the protein MLFNKDIEGLRDDGFDGSGNETQMFANVHFGNEGDTKKCLVTGMIDFEGDLTSQTDEPGHLCGENFVLTVHHDSHDIKEDSGEDPCERELTNNHVEKESEPLPALDIVPADITPQPSSCPSLNVICHVVESSNQGVKSSSYLQKRHNVLDKSHVLGEMESSVLRSSKIEGNGWKDVVGKGIASPPSQESYAIGSAAKSSGILRPSKPKWRDHCFVELDESELLTIKDSPNDPRPLLRHHIHRLLRAAGWVIGRRKRNNKFHGIGEYVYKSPEGRPIREFWRAWTLCGQSLLTYADGIFPEKDCTLWSDMTQFLSDLSVSVKEIDKELATLETASALARLWSLLDPFVTVVFIDKALRSLKEGKTIKAKMTLATAPVKNNIKNVDDTGNLFADERTLQNQPCSSSFVSDSALNETDKWIHEDYGDESSLNLTEPQMGEGKCMNGVSCDYPNERSMCLRDTVSEGANKYRKLLKNESSVLKRKVLKKSKKLSEMESANGQDDQCDPSGRKSGVHEVITSKQKSGPKKRKKCRLSDDDLLISAVFRNTTCKSGNKRSSGKIKPLRKRKNQKSGGKLLLRSLIKGGKHFPEEKWPTFASRTVLSWLIHSGVVSLNEMIQYQNLKDDSVVKTGYITADGISCNCCDEVLSISSFKKHAGFKHNRPCLNLFMENGKPFTLCQLEAWSDEYKARRAVSQTSQAEERDQNDDSCGRCGDGGELICCDNCPATFHLACLFTQELPEGSWYCSQCTCQKCGDVVRCSESSSPGGYKCSQCEHKYHEACSDLRITKTGLASDTWFCSESCQEVYEGLHSRIGFVNHLADGFSWTILRCILGDHKVHSQRFIALKAECNSKLAVALTIMEECFLPMVDPRTGIDMIPHVIYSWGSQFSRLNYLGFYTMILEKDDISVAVASVRIHGVTVAEMPLIATCSKYRRQGMCRRLLNSILEMLKSFKVEKLVISAIPGLVETWTCGFGFEPLEDHEKRSLSHINLMVFPGTVWLKKSLFQAADADQPSVCPGENGLTIIEPMQHCVPSQDGADVRDPPQSESLQFCEDEGGSNQELGQGYEGNTINPEHQTETRLPESNDLQPVEVLCVVDALPSKCSKLSEEPVLTYISHGEAGCRVDNLQMNVDSHFCLDEVN; this is encoded by the exons ATGCTGTTCAACAAAGACATTGAAGGTCTGCGTGATGATGGCTTTGATGGGTCAGGGAATGAGACACAGATGTTTGCAAATGTGCACTTTGGAAATGAGGGTGATACTAAAAAGTGTCTTGTGACCGGAATGATCGACTTTGAGGGCGACCTTACTAGCCAGACAGATGAACCTGGACATTTGTGTGgtgaaaattttgttttgacaGTACATCATGATTCTCATGACATTAAGGAAGATTCTGGAGAAGACCCTTGTGAACGAGAGCTAACCAATAATCATGTGGAAAAGGAATCGGAACCATTACCTGCCTTGGACATAGTACCTGCAGATATAACTCCGCAACCTTCTTCCTGCCCTTCTTTGAATGTAATTTGTCACGTAGTTGAATCTTCAAACCAAGGTGTTAAATCAAGTTCTTATTTGCAGAAGCGGCACAATGTGCTGGACAAAAGTCATGTGCTTGGTGAAATGGAGTCATCAGTATTAAGATCATCTAAAATTGAAGGAAATGGATGGAAGGATGTTGTTGGTAAAGGAATTGCATCACCTCCTTCTCAGGAGAGCTATGCAATTGGCAGTGCTGCGAAGTCATCAGGAATTCTTAGACCTAGCAAGCCTAAATGGAGGGACCATTGCTTTGTAGAACTGGATGAATCTGAATTGCTAACGATTAAGGATTCTCCAAATGACCCTCGCCCTCTTCTACGGCACCACATCCATCGTTTGCTCAGAGCAGCAGGGTGGGTAATCGGGAGGCGTAAACGCAATAATAAATTTCATGGAATTGGTGAGTATGTTTACAAGTCACCTGAAGGAAGACCAATTCGTGAATTCTGGAGAGCCTGGACCTTGTGTGGACAGAGTTTGCTTACTTATGCAGATGGTATTTTTCCAGAAAAGGATTGTACTTTGTGGTCTGATATGACACAATTTTTGAGTGACCTCTCAGTTTCAGTGAAGGAGATTGATAAAGAACTGGCTACCTTGGAAACAGCTTCTGCATTGGCTCGGCTTTGGAGTCTTCTCGATCCTTTTGTAACTGTGGTGTTCATTGACAAGGCATTGCGCTCTCTCAAAGAAGGAAAAACAATTAAAGCCAAAATGACTTTGGCCACTGCTCCtgttaaaaataacataaagaaTGTAGACGACACAGGAAATCTGTTTGCTGATGAGAGGACTTTGCAGAATCAGCCTTGCAGCTCATCTTTTGTCTCAGATAGTGCATTGAATGAGACAGATAAATGGATCCACGAGGACTATGGTGATGAAAGTTCACTCAACTTAACAGAGCCCCAGATGGGTGAAGGCAAATGTATGAATGGTGTATCTTGTGATTATCCTAATGAAAGATCCATGTGCTTAAGAGATACTGTCAGTGAGGGTGCTAATAAATACAGAAAACTCTTAAAAAATG AAAGTTCAGTCTTGAAAAGGAAGGTCCTGAAGAAATCAAAGAAGTTATCAGAAATGGAATCCGCTAATGGCCAAGATGACCAGTGTGATCCATCTGGTAGGAAGAGTGGAGTTCATGAAGTAATTACAAGCAAACAAAAATCTGGGCCAAAGAAACGTAAGAAATGCCGTCTTAGTGACGATGATCTCTTAATTTCAGCCGTATTTAGAAACACGACATGCAAATCTGGCAACAAAAGGTCCTCTGGTAAAATCAAACCTCTAAGGAAAAGGAAGAACCAGAAAAGTGGTGGTAAGTTGCTTTTACGTAGTCTTATTAAGGGTGGAAAACACTTCCCCGAAGAAAAATGGCCTACCTTTGCCTCAAGGACTGTGTTATCCTGGTTAATTCATTCTGGGGTTGTCTCCCTAAATGAAATGATCCAGTACCAGAACTTGAAGGATGATTCTGTGGTAAAAACCGGCTATATTACCGCTGATGGAATATCATGTAATTGCTGTGACGAGGTCCTATCCATCTCTAGCTTCAAAAAGCATGCCGGTTTTAAGCACAATCGCCCCTGTTTGAATCTTTTCATGGAGAATGGTAAGCCATTCACCTTATGTCAGCTCGAGGCTTGGTCAGATGAATACAAGGCACGGAGGGCAGTTTCTCAAACTTCCCAAGCTGAGGAAAGGGACCAAAATGATGACAGTTGTGGGCGATGTGGTGATGGAGGCGAACTGATTTGCTGTGACAATTGTCCAGCTACATTTCATCTAGCTTGTTTGTTCACACAG GAGCTTCCTGAAGGGAGTTGGTACTGTTCACAATGCACGTGCCAGAAATGTGGGGACGTGGTTAGATGTAGTGAATCAAGTTCTCCTGGTGGATATAAATGTTCACAATGTGAACATAAAT ATCATGAAGCATGCAGTGATTTAAGGATTACAAAAACTGGTCTGGCCTCTGATACATGGTTCTGCAGCGAAAGCtgtcaagag GTTTATGAAGGTCTTCACTCTCGCATTGGGTTCGTTAATCATCTGGCTGATGGCTTTTCATGGACAATTCTGAGGTGCATTCTCGGTGACCACAAAGTTCATTCTCAGCGGTTCATTGCTTTGAAGGCAGAATGCAACTCAAAGTTAGCAGTTGCCCTTACGATTATGGAGGAGTGCTTTCTTCCCATGGTGGATCCAAGAACTGGCATAGATATGATACCCCATGTGATATACAGCTGGGG aTCACAATTTTCTCGGTTAAATTATCTTGGATTCTACACGATGATCCTGGAGAAAGATGACATATCAGTAGCTGTAGCATCAGTAAG GATCCATGGGGTAACAGTTGCTGAGATGCCTCTAATTGCAACATGCAGTAAATACCGCCGCCAGGGAATGTGCAGGCGCCTACTAAATTCTATACTGGAG atgcTAAAGTCGTTCAAGGTTGAGAAACTTGTCATATCAGCTATTCCAGGTTTAGTGGAAACATGGACTTGTGGCTTTGGCTTTGAACCCTTGGAAGATCACGAGAAACGAAGTCTAAGTCATATCAACCTCATGGTGTTCCCTGGAACTGTATGGTTGAAGAAGTCTTTGTTTCAAGCTGCTGATGCAGATCAACCGAGTG TTTGTCCGGGTGAAAATGGCCTCACCATTATCGAGCCCATGCAACATTGCGTGCCATCTCAAGATGGAGCTGATGTCAGAGACCCACCTCAGTCTGAGAGTTTGCAATTCTGTGAAGATGAAGGTGGTAGTAATCAGGAGCTTGGGCAAGGCTATGAAGGAAACACCATTAATCCAGAGCATCAAACCGAAACCAGGCTGCCGGAGTCAAATGATTTGCAACCAGTGGAAGTGCTGTGTGTTGTTGATGCTCTGCCTAGCAAGTGCTCAAAACTCTCCGAGGAACCGGTTCTGACGTATATCAGCCATGGGGAAGCAGGTTGTAGAGTAGATAATTTGCAGATGAATGTGGATAGTCATTTTTGTTTAGATGAAGTGAATTAA